The genomic interval GCCGACACCCGCTGGGTGGCTTCGGCCCAGTGCTTGACGTGCAACCGGTACCGTTCGTCCTCGGTCAGCAGGCCGTCTTCGAACTGCTCGGAGATCTCCCCGACGAGCTCTTCGGTCTCGGTCAGGATCTGCGGTTTGTCGGGCGGGATCGTAAGGTCCGACAGCGCCATCGTCACCCCGGACCGGGTAGCCCAATGGAAACCGGTCGACATGACTTGGTCGCCCACCTGGGCGCAAACGGCGGTGCCGTAATCGGAATAGACGTCGTTGATCAGCTGCTTGAGCGCACCTTTGTCCATGACCTTGCCGTAGGGGCGCATCGGAACCGGCAGGATCCGATCGAATATCACCCGGCCGACGGTCGTCTCGTAGAGCGATCCCTCGGGTTGTTCATCGCCGACCCCGACTTCGTCGGAATTGGCGCGCAGGCGGATCGGGGTGTGCAGCTGCACCAGGCCCGACTCGTAGGCGTGCAGGGCCTCGTCCTGGCCGGTGAACGTGCGAAGTTCGTTGGGGTCGGCGACCGCTTCGGGTTCCAGGGTCAGGTAGTAGCAGCCCAGGATCATGTCCTTGGTGGGCGAAATCACCGGCGAGCCGTCGGCCGGCGAGAGCAGGTTCTGAGAACTGAGCATGAGTTCGCGGGCCTCTTCTTGGGCGATCTCAGAGAGCGGTACGTGAACCGCCATCTGGTCACCGTCGAAGTCGGCGTTGTAAGCAAAGCAGACCAGGGGATGAATGCGGATCGCGCCGCCGTGGACCAGGCGGATTCGGAACGCCTGGATTCCCAGGCGGTGCAGCGTCGGAGCCCGATTGAGCATGATCGGGTGTTCGCGGGTCACGTCTTCCAGGATGTCCCAGACTTCCGGGTCGACCCGCTCGACGATCCGCTTGGCGCTCTTGATGTTCGAGGCGATTCCGCGCATAACCAGCTGCTGCATTACGAACGGCTTGAACAGCTCCAGCGCCATGCCGGAAGGCAATCCGCATTCGTCCAGGGCCAATTCGGGACCGACCACGATGACCGATCGACCGGAATAGTCGACTCGCTTGCCCAGCAGGTTCTGGCGGAACCGTCCTTGCTTGCCGCGAAGCAGGTCGGAAAGGCTCTTGTACATGTGCTGCGAGGAGCTCTGCGCCGGGCGGCCGCGTCGGCCGTTGTCGATCAGCGCGTCGACCGCTTCCTGGAGCATCCGCTTCTCGTTGCGCAGGATGATGTCCGGGGCCCCCAGATCAAGCAGGCGCTTGAGCCGGTTGTTTCGGTTGATCACGCGGCGGTATAGGTCGTTCAGATCGGAGGTGGCGAAGCGCCCGCCGTCCAGCTGCACCATTGGCCGAAGCTCCGGCGGCAGCACCGGCAGGACGGTGTAGACCATCCACTCGGGCCGGTTCTCGGACCGCCGGATCGACTCGATCACGCGCAGCCGCTTGACCGCCTTGCGGCGCCGCTGGGTCGACTTCGAGTTCAGGTCCTCACGAAGCTGCTCGGCCTCGACGTCGATGTCTTTCTTGCGGATCAGTTCGAGGATCGCCTCGGCCCCGCTCATCGCCTCAAACACTTCCCCGACCGTCTCGTTGAGCTGGTAGTAGCGGTCCTCGGACAACAGCATCAGTTCGCTGTCGTCGCCGGCCTTGGCCAACTCGACCAGGTGATCGCGGCGGCGGTTGAAGAATTCTTCCTTTTCGGCCAAAAGCTGCTCGATGCGCGCGTCGGCACCGTCTTTTTCGGCCTGGACGCGGGCCCGTTCCTTGGCCATGTCTTCTTCGAAGCGCTGGCCCAGCTCGGCGATCTCAACCTGTTCGCGCTCGACCATGCGGGCCAGTTCGGACTTGAGCGCGCGCGTGACCCGGCTGCGGTGCTTGGGTTCGATCACCTCGCCGTGCTCGACCACCGGATCCTCGCGGAAGGAGAGCCGCAGGTCGTCCAGGGCGGCCTCGCCGCGGTTCTCGCCGAGCACCTTCAGCAGGCGCTTGGATTCTTCCTCGCGGTCGGCCCGGCGGCGCGATTCCTGGTCCTTAAGCCGGTCGGTCTGCAGGACAAGTTCGTTCTGCATCTCCTCGAGCGAGACCTTGAGGTCCTCCTCGAGCTGCTCGATCCGGTCCAGCTCCTCTTCGCGCACGGCGCGCAATTCGAGTTTGAGGTCGCGATCGAGATTATCGAGCCCCTCCAGCCGTCGCTCCTCGTCCATCGCGGTAATTACGAAGGAGGCGAAGTAGACGATTGCCTCGAGCTTCTTGGGGCTTATGTCGAGCATTTGCCCGATCCGCGACGGCGACCCCTTCACGAACCAGATGTGGGCCACTGGAGCGGCCAGCTCGATGTGCGCCATGCGCTCGCGGCGCACCCGCGAGCGGGTCACTTCGACCTCGCACTTGTCGCAGGTTATCCCCTTGTAGGTGATGCGCTTGTACTTGCCGCAGGCGCATTCCCAGTCCTTGGTGGGTCCGAAAATGCGCTCACAGAAAAGACCGTCCCGCTCCGGCTTCAGGGTGCGGTAGTTGATCGTTTCCGGCTTGGTCACCTCGCCATGCGACTGCTCGCGGATCTGCTCCGGCGATGACAGTCCGATCTGGATCGAAGCGAACTCGTTGACTCTTATCACTGAATGTCCCTTTCGACCCTAGAGCTTGTACTCGCGGCCCTCGATATTGATGCCGCCGAGGTTTGGTACGTAGTCGACCATCGCGTCCAGCGAGAACTCGACCGGTTTTTCTTCTTCGTCGAACAGGTCGACTGACAGGCCCAGGCTCTTTAACTCGTTGACCAGCACCCGGAAAGATTCCGGGACGCCGGGTTCGAGCACCGTCTCGCCTTTCACGATCGCCTCGTAAGTCTTCACCCGGCCGAGCACGTCGTCGGACTTGACGGTGAGCATTTCCTGCAAGATGTTGGCGGCGCCGTAGGCCTGCAGCGCCCAGACTTCCATTTCGCCGAACCGCTGGCCGCCCATTTGGGCTTTCCCGCCGAGCGGCTGCTGCGTAATCAGTGAATACGGGCCGGTGGAGCGGCCGTGGATCTTGTCCTCGACCAGGTGGGCCAGTTTGAGCATGTACATGCGTCCGACCACGACCGGTTTGTCGAAGGACTCGCCGGTGCGCCCGTCGTACAGCTTGACCTTGCCGTCGGTCGGCAGGCCGGCTTCGTCCAGTAGCGAGTGGACCTGGCCCTCGCTGGCGCCGTCGAAGACCGGAGTCACTATCTGGCGGTCCAGCCTTTCGGCCGCCAGCCCGGTGTGCAGTTCCAGCAGCTGGCCGACGTTCATGCGTGACGCGGCTCCCAGCGGGTTCAATACGATGTCCACCGGGGTGCCGTCCTCGAGGTACGGCATGTCCTCTTCGGGCAGGATCAGCGAGATCACGCCCTTGTTCCCGTGGCGGCCGGCCATTTTGTCGCCGACCATGATCTTGCGGCGCGAGGCGATGCGCACGCGGACGGCGTGGTTCACGCCGGCGCGCAGGTCCGGGTTGGCGTCGCGGGTCAGTTCCTTTACATCGATGACCGTTCCGGCGTCACCGGCCGGGACGTGCTTGGACGAATCCTTGACCTCGCGGGCGTCGCGGCCGAAGATGGCGCGCAGCAGACGGTCTTCGCCGGTTAGCTCGGTCTCGCCCTTGGGCGTGATCTTGCCAACGATGATGTCGTCCTGGCCTACCTCGGCCCCGACGAAGACGATTCCGCCGTCGTCCAGGAAGCGCAGCGCTTCCTCGGACACGTTGGGAATGTCGCGCGTTATTTCTTCCGGACCCAGCTTGGTGTCGCGGGCCTCGACCTCGAATTTCTCGATATGGATGGACGTGTAGACGTCTTCGCGAACGAGGCGCTCGGAGATGATGATCGCGTCCTCGTAGTTGTACCCTTCCCAGAACATGAATGCGCACAGCAGGTTCTTGCCCAGGGCAAGCTGCTCGCCGTCCGAGCTGGAGGCCGATGCCAGCAATCCGCCGGGCTGGACCACCTGCCCCGGAACCACTGCCGGGGTCTGGTTGATGCAGGTGCCCTGGTTGGAGCGCCCGAACTTGCGCAGCGGGTAACGGTGCCAGCGCCGGGTGGTTACCTCCTGGAGTTCGACCCGGTCCGGCAAGACATTTATCACCTCGGCCTCACGCGGACCGTCGTAGGTGATGATGTGGCCCGAGTCCAGCGCGGCGCGCCGTTCGACTCCGGTGGCGACCAGCGGCGCCTCGGGACGCAGCAATGGCACCGCCTGGCGTTGCATGTTGGACCCCATAAGGGCCCGGTTCGCGTCGTCGTGCTCGAGGAAGGGAATCAGCGAGGTCGGTATCGAGACGATCTGTTGTGGAGAGACATCGATCAGATCGACCTCATTGCGGTGCGCGGAGTGGAACTCGCGCCCGATGCGCACGTCGATACGTTCGGAATCGATCTCGCCCCGCTCGTTGAGCACGGTCTTGTAGGGAGCGACCGCCAGGCCGTCTTCCTCGTCGGCAGTGCAGTGTCTGATCCTTCCGGTTGCGAACGGGACCACCGGGAAGCGGATGTCGCGCCAGTAGGGGCGGTTGCGCAGACGCCGAAGCAGGTCGGCATCCAGCGGCTCGCCGGCGGCGAGTTCGTTGCGATTGCGAACGATCAGGTCCTCGCGCAGGATCCGGCCTTCCAGTTCGAATCCGTCTTCGAAAGAGATGTCGCGGCCGACCACCTCGTAAGGCGTCTGCAGGAACCCGTATTCGTTGATGCCGGCGAACGATGCCAGCGAGGAGATCAGACCTACGTTCGGGCCCTCCGGGGTCTCGATCGGGCAGATGCGGCCGTAGTGCGAGTGGTGCACGTCGCGGACGTCGACCCCGGCGCGTTCGCGCGAGAGGCCGCCCGGCCCCATTGCGCTGAGCCGGCGCTTGTGGGCCAGCTCGGACAGCGGGTTGGTCTGGTCCATGAATTGGGCCAGCTGGCTGCCGCCGAAGAACTCTTTGATAGCGGCCATGATCGGGCGCGCGTTGATCAGGGCGTTGGGGGTGGCCTGGGAGGCGTCCTGGATCGACATCCGCTCCTTTACCACCCGCTCCATGCGCAGCAGGCCGGTGCGCAGCTGGTTGATGAGCAGCTCGCCCACGGCGCGCACGCGGCGGTTGCCCAGGTGGTCGACGTCCTCGGGGCGGTTCTGGGCCAGGTTCAGGCGTATCAGTTCGCGAACAACTTCGATGATGTCGGCCTGGAGCAGGACCGTGTCGGTAAAGGGTTCCCGGTGGCGCAGGCGCAGGTTTAGCTTGTAGCGGCCGACCCGGCCGAGGTCGTAGCGGCGCGAATTGAAAAAGGTCGATTCGATCAGCGATCGCGCGTTGGCAACCGATTTGCGGTCGGCGATGTTCAGGGTGTCGCCGGGACGCAGGC from Chloroflexota bacterium carries:
- the rpoC gene encoding DNA-directed RNA polymerase subunit beta', with the translated sequence MIRVNEFASIQIGLSSPEQIREQSHGEVTKPETINYRTLKPERDGLFCERIFGPTKDWECACGKYKRITYKGITCDKCEVEVTRSRVRRERMAHIELAAPVAHIWFVKGSPSRIGQMLDISPKKLEAIVYFASFVITAMDEERRLEGLDNLDRDLKLELRAVREEELDRIEQLEEDLKVSLEEMQNELVLQTDRLKDQESRRRADREEESKRLLKVLGENRGEAALDDLRLSFREDPVVEHGEVIEPKHRSRVTRALKSELARMVEREQVEIAELGQRFEEDMAKERARVQAEKDGADARIEQLLAEKEEFFNRRRDHLVELAKAGDDSELMLLSEDRYYQLNETVGEVFEAMSGAEAILELIRKKDIDVEAEQLREDLNSKSTQRRRKAVKRLRVIESIRRSENRPEWMVYTVLPVLPPELRPMVQLDGGRFATSDLNDLYRRVINRNNRLKRLLDLGAPDIILRNEKRMLQEAVDALIDNGRRGRPAQSSSQHMYKSLSDLLRGKQGRFRQNLLGKRVDYSGRSVIVVGPELALDECGLPSGMALELFKPFVMQQLVMRGIASNIKSAKRIVERVDPEVWDILEDVTREHPIMLNRAPTLHRLGIQAFRIRLVHGGAIRIHPLVCFAYNADFDGDQMAVHVPLSEIAQEEARELMLSSQNLLSPADGSPVISPTKDMILGCYYLTLEPEAVADPNELRTFTGQDEALHAYESGLVQLHTPIRLRANSDEVGVGDEQPEGSLYETTVGRVIFDRILPVPMRPYGKVMDKGALKQLINDVYSDYGTAVCAQVGDQVMSTGFHWATRSGVTMALSDLTIPPDKPQILTETEELVGEISEQFEDGLLTEDERYRLHVKHWAEATQRVSAEVEECLDKRDSVYLMGASGAAKGNFDQIRQIAGMRGLMSDPGGRVIEMPVRANFREGLSVFEYFISTHGARKGLADTALRTADSGYLTRRLVDVCQDLIIAEHDCGTERSIPVRASDSQLFGKDLPERVYSRTLAAPLVDPETGEILADAGRVINLELMELIERFKFDEVHVRSVMKCEAQNGICQSCYGFDLARHEPVELGTAVGIIAAQSIGEPATQLTMRTFHTGGTFREEDITRGLPRVEELFEARTPRGQAVIADFGGVVSVKRSDDGVTLELVQQHEIELGDEYRALGKSGGVVKQGTRIAKRQSAEDYLLAPVSGQLEMVEGKIILHESIRYAVPVTTRVMVDDGSRVERGTQLTEGPLNPHDILRLAGTSESESLSKVEQYLLAEIQGVYSVVGVPVHDKHVELVIKQMLRRVKVLTPGDTVLLPDEYVDAREFNRVNSLSAEPATGERVLLGVTKASLYSDSFLSAASFQDTTRVLTESALEGARDSLVGLKENVIVGKLIPAGTGYFHRFAPAGSNDELTGAAKVVARINARREEREELKRQLEELQRLEEERWQASTQMEGADGFEDGFADYPYS
- a CDS encoding DNA-directed RNA polymerase subunit beta yields the protein MPFRDQSPHPQSGVRLLSSPNGHHFGTVPNHRDAVDLPELIAIQRRSFQWFVTEGLREVFAEISPIEDFTGKNFRLHFEVPEQPFEEPKHPVSECRENDRTYHAPLYVNARLENLQNGEIKENRVFMGDFPLMTDQGTFIYNGAERVVVCQLVRSPGVYFTGVRDRTSGRYLYSAKLLPNRGAWLEFDTSAKDVFSVKVDRKRKIAVTTLIKAMDKNLASDEAIRQIFEGAVPEDADHQYLEATLDDDSATSHEEAVREIYNRLRPGDTLNIADRKSVANARSLIESTFFNSRRYDLGRVGRYKLNLRLRHREPFTDTVLLQADIIEVVRELIRLNLAQNRPEDVDHLGNRRVRAVGELLINQLRTGLLRMERVVKERMSIQDASQATPNALINARPIMAAIKEFFGGSQLAQFMDQTNPLSELAHKRRLSAMGPGGLSRERAGVDVRDVHHSHYGRICPIETPEGPNVGLISSLASFAGINEYGFLQTPYEVVGRDISFEDGFELEGRILREDLIVRNRNELAAGEPLDADLLRRLRNRPYWRDIRFPVVPFATGRIRHCTADEEDGLAVAPYKTVLNERGEIDSERIDVRIGREFHSAHRNEVDLIDVSPQQIVSIPTSLIPFLEHDDANRALMGSNMQRQAVPLLRPEAPLVATGVERRAALDSGHIITYDGPREAEVINVLPDRVELQEVTTRRWHRYPLRKFGRSNQGTCINQTPAVVPGQVVQPGGLLASASSSDGEQLALGKNLLCAFMFWEGYNYEDAIIISERLVREDVYTSIHIEKFEVEARDTKLGPEEITRDIPNVSEEALRFLDDGGIVFVGAEVGQDDIIVGKITPKGETELTGEDRLLRAIFGRDAREVKDSSKHVPAGDAGTVIDVKELTRDANPDLRAGVNHAVRVRIASRRKIMVGDKMAGRHGNKGVISLILPEEDMPYLEDGTPVDIVLNPLGAASRMNVGQLLELHTGLAAERLDRQIVTPVFDGASEGQVHSLLDEAGLPTDGKVKLYDGRTGESFDKPVVVGRMYMLKLAHLVEDKIHGRSTGPYSLITQQPLGGKAQMGGQRFGEMEVWALQAYGAANILQEMLTVKSDDVLGRVKTYEAIVKGETVLEPGVPESFRVLVNELKSLGLSVDLFDEEEKPVEFSLDAMVDYVPNLGGINIEGREYKL